In one window of Anabaena sphaerica FACHB-251 DNA:
- a CDS encoding DUF6464 family protein: MEPDSLPTEVILTNPRQSLGRLQLDWTPQPGNYLDFEGKTYAVLERRHRYQLKAGRYRLHNIAIYVQKAKRPSEKTLVAGRWVIGDASCDYNANSEIIRCAVNPEGPCNSCRFYENSGNREQGTGNRGRITND, translated from the coding sequence TGGAGCCAGACTCTTTACCAACTGAGGTAATTTTGACAAATCCGCGTCAGTCTCTTGGTAGATTACAACTTGATTGGACACCCCAACCGGGAAACTATCTTGATTTTGAAGGCAAAACCTATGCAGTATTAGAGCGCCGTCATAGGTATCAATTGAAAGCAGGACGCTACCGCTTACATAATATTGCTATTTATGTTCAAAAAGCTAAACGACCATCAGAAAAAACTTTAGTAGCTGGACGTTGGGTAATTGGTGATGCTAGTTGTGACTACAATGCTAATTCAGAAATCATTCGCTGTGCAGTTAACCCAGAAGGACCTTGTAATTCTTGCCGTTTTTATGAAAATTCAGGGAACAGGGAACAGGGAACAGGGAACAGGGGGAGAATAACAAATGACTAA
- the fmt gene encoding methionyl-tRNA formyltransferase: MKVVFFGTPQFAAPTLEKLLYHPDFEVLAVVTQPDKRRERGNKLTPSPVKTVANAHNLPVWQPERVKKDAETLIQLQQLDADVFVVVAYGQILSKKILKMPKLACINVHGSILPQYRGAAPIQWCLYNGEKETGITTMLMDVGMDTGDMLLKATTPIKLLDNAQILADQLAVIGADLLVETLLKLELQEIQPIPQDNSLATYASLIQKDDYNLDWSKSAIELHNQIRGFYPNCITTFRNQQLKITATVPLDAAYIQELPEQLQDKIHKIPDLSTVSAQPGEVVSIAKGIGAIVQTGEGFLWLREVQLTGKRPQSGWDFVNGTHLTVGEVIGH; the protein is encoded by the coding sequence ATGAAAGTAGTATTTTTTGGGACTCCCCAGTTTGCCGCTCCTACTCTAGAAAAATTACTGTATCATCCTGATTTTGAGGTTTTAGCAGTTGTCACCCAACCGGATAAACGCAGAGAACGCGGGAATAAACTGACTCCTTCACCTGTCAAAACAGTTGCTAATGCTCACAACCTCCCAGTATGGCAACCTGAGAGAGTTAAAAAAGATGCTGAAACTTTAATCCAATTACAACAATTAGATGCGGATGTGTTTGTAGTGGTTGCTTATGGACAAATTTTGTCTAAGAAAATCTTAAAGATGCCAAAGTTAGCTTGCATCAACGTACATGGATCGATTTTACCTCAGTATCGAGGGGCTGCTCCCATTCAGTGGTGTCTATATAACGGGGAGAAAGAAACCGGAATCACAACTATGTTAATGGATGTGGGGATGGATACAGGAGATATGCTCCTAAAAGCCACCACACCCATTAAATTACTGGATAATGCCCAAATTTTAGCCGACCAGCTGGCTGTCATAGGTGCAGATTTATTGGTGGAAACTTTGCTAAAGTTGGAACTTCAGGAAATTCAACCTATTCCCCAAGATAATTCTTTAGCCACTTATGCGTCTTTGATTCAAAAGGATGATTATAATTTGGATTGGTCAAAAAGTGCTATTGAATTACACAATCAAATTAGAGGCTTTTATCCTAACTGCATCACTACCTTTCGCAATCAACAGCTGAAAATTACTGCTACTGTTCCCTTAGATGCTGCTTATATTCAAGAATTACCGGAACAATTACAAGATAAAATACACAAAATACCTGATTTGTCAACTGTATCTGCCCAACCTGGAGAAGTAGTAAGCATTGCCAAGGGAATAGGAGCAATTGTACAAACTGGGGAAGGTTTTTTGTGGTTGAGAGAAGTTCAGCTAACTGGTAAACGTCCCCAGTCAGGATGGGATTTTGTTAATGGTACTCATTTAACAGTAGGAGAGGTAATTGGTCATTAG